The following proteins are co-located in the Haloferax sp. Atlit-12N genome:
- a CDS encoding AAA family ATPase gives MSDGLTHVSRLSVENIGKFEDLTLQLTPFTLLVGPNDAGKTTLLEALQTVCNHSKLDIKQVRRDVTRDTGRASDASIEAIIENPPDDLADRTNLEEDDAAGLKIKWDVTGGSEEDVYLESPDHYLRERVPEDERLHEWDYLADEEREILDDYDIEPGSNASKREDQFEELKAEILEDPEDTCLDWVSCGTREFGRLAPASEQIDTEDVDSPINLLAKLLRQETRSFLYAEDENGDKRGVDELVEIEEQATDALNERLESLSDRMERYLPGLDQITVNPEWSFVNGADLSNIVLRRDGEQVPLQELGGGTNARSALSMLEWSAEANEGKESVIRTMDEPDHRLHFDVQRRLINLLRSDISDEDSYLSQCLVSTHSLIMVDGTPLHEVVYLPEEVDANDERAPLVSKDEAEAEDFMGNIMAGLGLSASWVYLERAMIVVEGATEHKYIEELYHRVTGSTLVEDGVQIWDSQGCGHIVKTLKRLQDSGRARTFVILDSDAKERSYSEDTLEHQLEDMYEVGGSEPELVWVGDKELEDTWKKNDLVQLAEKHWPRADGNDWEEIHFQSVDDAEKPSGKIVDVIQSGCARNIQDCPSVTKPNIGLRMGRLEDVEHPPEIIDLMEHVHEYCNRD, from the coding sequence GTGAGTGACGGGCTGACCCACGTCTCACGACTCTCGGTGGAGAACATCGGGAAATTTGAGGACTTGACACTCCAGCTGACCCCGTTCACACTCTTAGTGGGCCCTAATGATGCAGGAAAGACCACTCTCTTGGAGGCATTACAGACCGTATGTAATCATTCGAAACTGGACATTAAGCAGGTCCGACGGGATGTGACACGAGATACCGGAAGAGCCTCCGACGCCTCAATTGAGGCGATCATCGAAAACCCACCCGACGATCTGGCGGATCGTACCAATCTTGAGGAGGACGATGCTGCAGGACTGAAGATAAAATGGGATGTAACCGGGGGTTCAGAAGAAGATGTTTATTTGGAGTCTCCAGACCACTATCTCAGAGAGCGGGTTCCTGAAGACGAGCGGCTCCACGAATGGGACTATTTAGCGGATGAGGAACGGGAAATTCTGGATGATTACGATATTGAGCCAGGGAGCAACGCTAGTAAACGAGAAGACCAGTTCGAGGAATTGAAGGCTGAGATCCTCGAAGATCCTGAAGATACCTGTCTTGATTGGGTCTCTTGCGGAACTAGAGAATTCGGTCGTTTAGCTCCAGCCAGTGAGCAAATCGATACCGAGGATGTCGACAGCCCGATCAATTTACTCGCAAAGTTACTCCGTCAGGAAACCAGATCTTTCCTCTATGCAGAGGATGAGAACGGTGACAAAAGAGGAGTGGACGAGCTTGTCGAAATTGAAGAACAGGCGACGGATGCTCTCAATGAACGACTCGAAAGCCTTTCCGACAGGATGGAGCGATACCTTCCTGGACTAGACCAGATCACGGTAAACCCTGAGTGGAGTTTTGTAAACGGAGCAGATCTCTCCAATATCGTGCTTCGTCGTGATGGCGAACAGGTACCACTTCAAGAACTGGGTGGTGGGACTAATGCCCGTTCTGCCCTGTCGATGCTTGAATGGAGTGCGGAGGCAAATGAAGGAAAAGAGTCCGTCATCCGGACGATGGATGAACCTGATCACCGACTCCACTTTGATGTCCAACGGAGGCTGATCAATCTTCTCCGGAGCGACATCTCGGATGAAGATAGTTATCTCTCCCAGTGTCTCGTCTCGACTCATAGTCTGATTATGGTCGATGGTACGCCCTTACACGAAGTGGTCTATCTCCCGGAAGAAGTGGATGCGAACGACGAAAGAGCTCCGTTAGTTTCGAAAGACGAAGCAGAAGCAGAGGATTTCATGGGCAACATCATGGCTGGTTTGGGTCTCTCTGCTAGCTGGGTCTATCTCGAACGAGCGATGATTGTCGTAGAAGGTGCAACTGAACACAAATATATCGAAGAACTATACCACCGAGTCACCGGCAGTACTCTCGTCGAGGATGGAGTCCAAATCTGGGATAGCCAGGGATGTGGTCATATCGTTAAAACTCTCAAACGACTCCAGGATAGCGGCCGAGCACGAACGTTTGTCATCCTTGATTCCGATGCAAAAGAGCGATCCTATTCAGAGGATACGCTTGAACACCAGCTTGAGGATATGTACGAAGTCGGTGGTTCAGAACCAGAGCTCGTCTGGGTCGGCGACAAAGAACTTGAGGACACGTGGAAGAAGAACGACTTAGTCCAACTCGCCGAAAAGCACTGGCCGCGTGCAGATGGCAACGACTGGGAGGAAATCCATTTTCAGTCAGTAGACGATGCAGAGAAACCGAGCGGAAAGATAGTCGATGTTATTCAAAGTGGCTGCGCACGCAATATCCAAGACTGCCCCAGTGTGACAAAGCCAAATATTGGGCTTAGGATGGGGAGGTTAGAGGATGTGGAACACCCCCCAGAAATCATCGATCTCATGGAACACGTCCATGAATACTGTAACCGGGACTGA
- a CDS encoding KTSC domain-containing protein, whose protein sequence is MKRVPVSSSNLSSVGYDESTQLLEIEFNGGRVYQYFNVPQGIHQELMSASSHGKYFHRNIKDNYSYDQVK, encoded by the coding sequence ATGAAGCGTGTCCCCGTCTCCTCAAGCAACCTCAGCAGTGTAGGATATGACGAGTCGACTCAACTTTTGGAGATCGAGTTCAACGGGGGGAGAGTCTACCAGTACTTCAACGTTCCCCAGGGAATCCATCAGGAACTCATGAGTGCATCTTCGCATGGAAAATACTTCCATCGGAATATAAAAGACAACTATAGCTACGACCAGGTCAAATAA
- a CDS encoding ATP-binding protein has translation MSDDLDDLLENDPGADDESTETESTAMTKQATDGSADVESEANVPETSVPNALTDSDEDELGHIVASEEIHVTRSDYKVNAFVKTNCRDDVCVGDYVQIPYPEPDPTEQPDELFAIVDGLRYEPYTELDDKSDTHNRITAAHTLDETEFVLVAELEPIAIISATDDDLERSIVNKIPKPNTPVALSLDEEYLRTGLNIPHDGVFAGYLSVGGDRMTVDGDPLPYFINNPGIDPVTNEIESGEPAIFRHTLVAGSTGKGKTHFTKNLLRQFATDKRYPIENHQTGDTEHSRLNLVILDPENEYSEMRNDNPELRNEDELIQRLERQGIEVGGIDNFETFIPDIGNTNAPSTGESRSLTIPFSLVEHRPQLLMPYSPTEVTRGALENCIDAYFSDTDTPTYDGFLQYLRTNEDAESPLRQRYNIEDGTWGAIMRRVTDAAYRDVFDHGTNPLPDVSNAVFREGQVTVIPTSHLHGAKEELTILSILSYIIDNKIDDYNVDPNVKDTPLLVAVDEAHNYVSDPSTLREQYIVNRARDAVKQGRKDKLGLFMITQNPEDIDGDILKQTNTNIFLGLREEVITKVPSIPHGYEQDLQKYGKGQAAIKAPDVEAVEVTGLQYCLTQHSN, from the coding sequence ATGAGCGACGACCTAGACGATCTCCTCGAAAACGACCCCGGCGCAGACGACGAATCAACTGAAACCGAATCCACCGCCATGACCAAACAGGCCACGGATGGTAGTGCTGACGTCGAATCCGAAGCGAACGTCCCCGAGACATCCGTCCCGAACGCGCTGACCGATTCCGACGAAGATGAGCTCGGCCACATCGTCGCCAGCGAAGAAATCCACGTCACCCGCAGCGACTACAAAGTCAATGCGTTCGTGAAAACCAACTGCCGTGACGACGTCTGCGTCGGCGACTACGTCCAAATTCCATACCCCGAACCAGACCCGACCGAGCAACCCGACGAACTCTTCGCCATCGTCGACGGACTCCGATACGAACCCTACACCGAACTCGACGACAAATCCGACACCCACAACCGGATTACGGCAGCCCACACCCTCGACGAGACAGAATTCGTCCTCGTCGCCGAACTCGAACCAATCGCCATCATCTCCGCCACTGACGATGACCTCGAACGTAGCATCGTCAACAAAATCCCGAAACCCAATACGCCCGTCGCACTCTCCCTCGACGAAGAATACCTCCGAACCGGCCTCAACATCCCGCACGACGGCGTGTTCGCCGGATACCTCTCTGTCGGCGGCGACCGAATGACCGTCGACGGCGACCCACTCCCCTACTTCATCAACAACCCCGGCATCGACCCCGTAACCAATGAAATCGAATCCGGTGAACCCGCGATCTTCCGGCACACCCTCGTCGCCGGCTCAACCGGGAAAGGGAAAACACACTTCACGAAGAACCTGCTCCGCCAGTTCGCCACCGATAAGCGATACCCGATAGAGAACCACCAGACCGGCGACACTGAACACAGCCGCCTCAACCTCGTCATCCTCGACCCCGAAAACGAATACTCCGAAATGCGGAACGACAACCCCGAACTCCGCAACGAGGACGAACTCATTCAACGGCTCGAACGGCAAGGCATCGAAGTCGGCGGCATCGACAACTTCGAGACATTCATCCCGGACATCGGGAACACCAACGCCCCGAGTACCGGTGAGAGTCGAAGCCTCACGATCCCCTTCTCGCTCGTCGAGCACCGCCCGCAGCTCCTCATGCCGTACTCTCCGACGGAAGTCACACGCGGTGCCCTCGAAAACTGCATCGACGCGTACTTCTCCGACACTGACACGCCGACGTACGACGGGTTCCTCCAGTACCTTCGCACCAACGAAGACGCAGAAAGCCCGCTCCGCCAGCGATACAACATCGAGGACGGTACATGGGGCGCAATTATGCGTCGCGTCACCGACGCCGCCTACCGCGACGTCTTCGACCACGGCACTAACCCCCTCCCCGACGTGTCAAACGCCGTGTTCCGCGAAGGCCAAGTCACCGTCATCCCAACCAGCCACCTCCACGGCGCAAAAGAAGAACTCACCATCCTCTCCATCCTCTCCTACATCATCGACAACAAAATCGACGACTACAACGTCGACCCCAACGTCAAAGACACCCCACTCCTTGTCGCCGTCGACGAAGCCCACAACTACGTCTCCGACCCAAGCACCCTCCGCGAACAGTACATCGTCAACCGTGCCCGTGACGCCGTCAAACAAGGCCGCAAAGACAAACTCGGCCTCTTCATGATCACCCAAAACCCCGAAGACATCGACGGCGACATCCTCAAACAAACCAACACCAACATCTTCCTCGGCCTCCGCGAAGAAGTCATCACCAAAGTCCCCTCCATCCCCCACGGCTACGAACAAGACCTCCAAAAATACGGGAAAGGCCAAGCCGCCATCAAAGCCCCCGACGTCGAAGCCGTCGAAGTCACAGGGCTACAATACTGCCTCACCCAACACAGCAACTGA
- a CDS encoding DNA double-strand break repair nuclease NurA: MDADALGIVREMFDHVDTNIPRDVTSQSEYARELFAHLALDGGRVSALDDPSYRKTRIDELGTWTGDPWGSPTYGLDASTTRPLEFNNGLIVDTAYAKIGVAGANTDKRIEDTGTIETVVYLADSESTLHPQQFETDHVAGEVVQFPSTQRSATLSKSVATAAQGLAESSHAAANVDAFDGVLFIDGAVYPLGVLYWVLLDKVGRTTPVGTWEKPDEIVRNYIDVIDTQYEQGFPVVGVVKTSTISQLLDALDEKLGANDITGERGTAPDVPWTRDHQFIAEVLRDESLEHLTYTSWFVHEQAPVNGEAFELLEPYSSELSHGAPEDYRRAFFYVRLPKTGGVLRVETPQLMIADAATRDELQYKVLKEIAQTQDVPRAVKRADRIARVSPENRDTIRDFLTTADYAHDYNWDGRWNDIEQPPETQFQQ; the protein is encoded by the coding sequence ATGGACGCGGACGCGCTCGGCATCGTCCGCGAGATGTTCGACCACGTCGACACGAACATTCCGCGCGACGTCACGTCACAATCCGAGTACGCGCGCGAGCTGTTCGCTCACCTCGCACTCGACGGCGGCCGCGTGAGCGCGCTCGATGACCCGTCATACCGGAAGACACGGATCGACGAACTTGGGACGTGGACTGGTGACCCGTGGGGCAGTCCAACGTACGGGCTCGACGCGAGCACCACCCGGCCCTTAGAGTTCAACAATGGACTCATCGTGGACACGGCGTACGCCAAGATCGGCGTCGCCGGCGCGAACACGGACAAACGTATCGAGGACACGGGCACCATCGAAACCGTCGTCTATCTCGCCGACAGCGAGAGCACGCTCCACCCCCAGCAGTTCGAAACGGACCACGTCGCCGGTGAAGTCGTCCAGTTCCCATCGACCCAACGCTCGGCGACGCTCTCGAAGTCCGTCGCCACGGCCGCACAAGGCCTCGCCGAAAGCTCGCACGCAGCTGCAAACGTGGATGCGTTCGATGGCGTGTTGTTCATCGACGGCGCGGTCTACCCGCTCGGCGTGCTCTACTGGGTTCTTCTCGACAAAGTCGGCCGGACGACACCCGTTGGAACGTGGGAGAAACCCGACGAGATCGTCCGCAACTACATCGACGTGATCGACACCCAGTACGAGCAGGGATTCCCCGTTGTCGGCGTCGTCAAGACCTCCACCATCAGCCAACTCCTCGACGCCCTCGACGAGAAACTCGGGGCGAACGATATCACGGGTGAGCGCGGGACAGCCCCAGACGTGCCGTGGACGCGCGACCACCAGTTCATCGCAGAGGTACTCCGCGACGAGAGCCTCGAACACCTCACGTACACGTCCTGGTTCGTCCACGAACAAGCCCCGGTCAACGGCGAGGCGTTCGAACTCCTAGAGCCCTACAGCAGCGAGCTCTCGCACGGCGCACCGGAAGACTACCGCCGCGCGTTCTTCTACGTCCGACTCCCGAAGACCGGCGGTGTCCTCCGCGTCGAAACGCCGCAGCTCATGATCGCCGACGCGGCGACACGCGACGAACTCCAGTACAAGGTACTGAAAGAGATTGCACAGACGCAAGACGTGCCGCGTGCCGTCAAGCGCGCCGACCGCATCGCCCGAGTGAGCCCCGAGAACCGCGACACGATACGCGACTTCCTCACGACCGCCGACTACGCCCACGACTACAACTGGGACGGCCGCTGGAACGACATCGAACAACCACCAGAAACCCAATTCCAACAATGA